The DNA sequence ACGATATGATCTGATATATGACGTGATGTTATTGATAGATTATGGAACTTTTCTCATCTCTCTTTAGTCACACGATATCATTAAAAGATCATATATCTTCTCTCATCTTTTTTAATCCTAATTCATTGCTAATACTATTTTTTATAAAGAATAAGAATAGAAAAAAATGTGAGTTTAGTTCTCCTTATATATCGATATTGTCATAATTTTTAAATCTGTAGATTAGATAAAGACTTTCTAAACAACATTGAAAGACACACTTGGTGAatttaatctattattatttaatttttatttttaatattaaaaaaatataataggaGCATAATATAGCTTCCTGGTCCGTGCAAATGCACAGTATCATCTATAGCAAATTTAGCAGCAGTACTACTATAAAGTTGTTTGCAGAAATCAAATCTATGAAACATGGTTTGCCGTACCGaacagtaccgcccggtacgggcggtacgtaccggtccgataggctttcggtacgcggaccgcctcttACCGTTccggtactgtagcagtactgtagcactgtagcactgctacagtgctcggcacacccgggtgtaccgctcggtacacctcggtataccggtcggtacacccgtaccgtaccgtaccgagcgcgggtcgaaacgccggtacggtacggtacggcgaaccttgctatGAAAACAATACCATCATCTCTTCAGTGGGAGAGGCACTTCAGCTTCAATGGGAAGGGCACTTCTGGTATTTGTGGATAGTGAGGCTTATAGCCTCACAGTTTAGGCCTCTCTGAAAATCTAAGTGCTTACGATGCAGGGCATCAAGTGTTGCACATCCTAGCTCAGATGCCtttatatgagagagagagagagagagatgtgtcaACATTGCTGTATTTTGGTGACAACATTGCTGAATCTCCCTTCTAAAACTTGAGTGAggacttattatcaaagatttTGGTATCTCCTTCATCATACTCCTGCCACCATATTTCAATCAAATTGCTTTGTTATTAGAGCTATGAAAACTTACTGTCACACTCACACTCATCCAGTGTCACTTGCAGAATCATTTTTCCTTCAGTCTTACATGTGTTGTCAGGAGAAGGTATCAATTTAGTCTCTATTTCTTTCCTTGCTCGAATGATTGAGGGTTGTAATCATGCTTGAAGTACTGTCCTGTATCACTATGATGATGCGCCTCCAAGAAAATTTACAGCGTCTGGATTTATCAACCTTGGTAAAGTATGTATCAGGCTGGAACATGATATAAGTTAACTTCTGTACATCACTTATTAAGCACACTGTAATGTTGGTTTAATGTTGATTGTCAGGTGGGTAAGGAGAGTTTTATATCTTCACCCTTCTTGTGTCTTTATAGTGGTTGTTTGAGCTCAGCCAAGGAGTTGAAGTAATGAGAATGTCTGAACAGTGTTAAGTAATTCAGTATAAGCTCAAATTACTGTGGAACTATCAAAGTAATTGCAAATTGTGTATGGTGAGAAGAAATAATTACAACTTAAAATatgagatctctctctctctctctctctccatatataTCACAGTGATGTGAAATTGCAAGTTTCGCAAGGGTTCTCTGTGTTCTTTAGTTATCATTAGCATTTTTGTGTAACTTAGTTTCCATAATAGTTTTATtgatatttgccattgatatattgAATAATTTCTGCTAATTGACATGTGTTTCTTGATCACACTTGCAATGAGATCTAACATGCAGATCCACAGTGGCGAATTTAGTACATCTGCACTTTTCTGTgcctatatatagatagatataccTTCCACCCTGATGAGTAAATCCAAATTATAATCCAACAACATATCTTTCTTATGCCACCTCCATCGACCGTCATGGATATTACTTTCCATCGGAACAGCCTCATCCATCTTCTCTCTCAGGTTAACCCCTTCTGGATCCAATTCTTTTACTTCCTCTCTTCCTCTATCACCGGCTTCCTCCTCCTCAAGCTACTGCCTACGAGAGACGCGACGAGTAGGCCCACCAACGTCGACCTGCTCTTCATGTCCGTGTCGGCCAACACGGTCTCAAGCATGGACACCATGGAGATGGAGGTGTTCTCCAACTACCAGCTCGCAGTACTGACTCTTCTTATGGTGATCGGGGGAGAGGTGTTCATCTCCATGCTTAGTGTTCACTTCACCAAGATCAACTCCCAGATGAGGGATTCTGCACTGGATGCAGCCGGCACGGAACTCGCTACTCTCTCTGATCAAAGACGGAGCTCGGACTTGAAATTTAGCTCTAGAAAGCACCTGTTCTTCGTGGTGTTGGGGTATCTCTTAGTAGGCCATGTGGTTGGTTTCTTACTCATCCTTGTTTACCTGAGACTTGTCCCGGAAGCCGGAGCTGTGCTTGAGAGAAAGGGTATCAACGCGTCCCTGTTCTCCATCTTCATCACCGTCTCTACCTTCGCCAACTGCGGCTTCGTGCCCACCAATGAGAACATGGTTGTCTTCAGGACTTACTCCGGCCTCCTATTGATACTTACAGTGCAGGTACTCGTCGGAAACACGTTGTACGCCTCGTGCCTATGGGCGGTCATCTGGTTGTTGAAGAAGCTCACCAAGCGGCGGGAGTATGATTACCTGCTAACTAACTACGGGGAGATGGAGTGCAATCACTTGCTTCCTGGCTCTCACTCactgtacttggctctcaccgtgGCTGGGCTTGTGCTAGTGCAGTTCGGACTGTTCTGCTGTATGGAGTGGACGTCTGAGATCTTGAGTGGGCTGAGCACGTATCAGAAGGTCGTCGGCGTCGTCTTCCAGTGCGTGAACTCACGCTATGCCGGAGAAACCATCGTTGACCTCGCTGCTGTTGCTCCGGCCATCTTGGTGCTGTTTGTGGTGATGATGTACGTACAGCGCTCTTCGTGGCTTCTTTAGTAAACTTAACCATAAGTTGACAGAGACCTCCGCATAAACAACAGTATGTGGTAGGGCCCACTTCGTGAGGTGACATCTTCAA is a window from the Musa acuminata AAA Group cultivar baxijiao chromosome BXJ2-1, Cavendish_Baxijiao_AAA, whole genome shotgun sequence genome containing:
- the LOC103995992 gene encoding cation transporter HKT1;5 isoform X3 encodes the protein MPPPSTVMDITFHRNSLIHLLSQVNPFWIQFFYFLSSSITGFLLLKLLPTRDATSRPTNVDLLFMSVSANTVSSMDTMEMEVFSNYQLAVLTLLMVIGGEVFISMLSVHFTKINSQMRDSALDAAGTELATLSDQRRSSDLKFSSRKHLFFVVLGYLLVGHVVGFLLILVYLRLVPEAGAVLERKVQVLVGNTLYASCLWAVIWLLKKLTKRREYDYLLTNYGEMECNHLLPGSHSLYLALTVAGLVLVQFGLFCCMEWTSEILSGLSTYQKVVGVVFQCVNSRYAGETIVDLAAVAPAILVLFVVMMYIPPYTCFLPRKGDKQLLKGRERSRKKQGLSLIFSPLSYIAIFTIIACITERRQISEDPINFSVLNIVVEVVSSNSTPRLDRRVSAENIGPKAAMAFLIKLYGCIWNGWVHNGVQLQAASEGGRTLQRRVGWVLSEMEQQRETCAHRCHVIRQVEKVQHERWQTLEIYISLIHAWKD
- the LOC103995992 gene encoding sodium transporter HKT1 isoform X1, which translates into the protein MPPPSTVMDITFHRNSLIHLLSQVNPFWIQFFYFLSSSITGFLLLKLLPTRDATSRPTNVDLLFMSVSANTVSSMDTMEMEVFSNYQLAVLTLLMVIGGEVFISMLSVHFTKINSQMRDSALDAAGTELATLSDQRRSSDLKFSSRKHLFFVVLGYLLVGHVVGFLLILVYLRLVPEAGAVLERKGINASLFSIFITVSTFANCGFVPTNENMVVFRTYSGLLLILTVQVLVGNTLYASCLWAVIWLLKKLTKRREYDYLLTNYGEMECNHLLPGSHSLYLALTVAGLVLVQFGLFCCMEWTSEILSGLSTYQKVVGVVFQCVNSRYAGETIVDLAAVAPAILVLFVVMMYIPPYTCFLPRKGDKQLLKGRERSRKKQGLSLIFSPLSYIAIFTIIACITERRQISEDPINFSVLNIVVEVVSSNSTPRLDRRVSAENIGPKAAMAFLIKLYGCIWNGWVHNGVQLQAASEGGRTLQRRVGWVLSEMEQQRETCAHRCHVIRQVEKVQHERWQTLEIYISLIHAWKD
- the LOC103995992 gene encoding sodium transporter HKT1 isoform X2 — encoded protein: MPPPSTVMDITFHRNSLIHLLSQVNPFWIQFFYFLSSSITGFLLLKLLPTRDATSRPTNVDLLFMSVSANTVSSMDTMEMEVFSNYQLAVLTLLMVIGGEVFISMLSVHFTKINSQMRDSALDAAGTELATLSDQRRSSDLKFSSRKHLFFVVLGYLLVGHVVGFLLILVYLRLVPEAGAVLERKGINASLFSIFITVSTFANCGFVPTNENMVVFRTYSGLLLILTVQVLVGNTLYASCLWAVIWLLKKLTKRREYDYLLTNYGEMECNHLLPGSHSLYLALTVAGLVLVQFGLFCCMEWTSEILSGLSTYQKVVGVVFQCVNSRYAGETIVDLAAVAPAILVLFVVMMYIPPYTCFLPRKGDKQLLKGRERSRKKQGLSLIFSPLSYIAIFTIIACITERRQISEDPINFSVLNIVVEVVSAYGTVGFTTGYSCKRQVKADVHCKDVSAGFSAKWSSKGKLVLIVVMLFGRLKRFSMRGGKHWKFI